The DNA sequence gtttgatgttaaaataatcaacaaGCATACCGTTGACCAAGTAAAAAAGGCTTAACTTGAGAAAATAATTAACAGAAGCATtaacaaatgcataaacatgaTCAAATGGAACATGATATTACGCTTTAAAGAGGTGAGACTTTGTGCcccacatacacatatacagcaTAAGGTACTAAACTACTTCACTAACCTGTCCGTTGATTTCCTAGACATTCGGTCTAGATCACCCTGGGAAATCTCCTGATTGGAAGACAGATTTCATTAGGAattacattagcatttaaatttgacaaggCATTTAATTGACCTTAATTTGTAGGGCACTGCTTCTATTAGTAACATGTTTCAGAATGCGTTTAATGCTGACACAAGACGCCATTTTAGAAAACCAAATATTCGACTTTTAATCTAAACTTACATGCTTCTCTTCAAAAGATGTTGAGTAATTTCTCTCTTTGCTCTCTTCTGTGGCGGCTAGAATGAAAACGACATCTCACTATTACCATCTTACTAACATTAAAACAGCCTAAATTCATTTCCACACATACCACTGCCCACAGTGTCCGGAAACTGGAATATTTGCTCTGCTGTTGAAGAAGACTGTGTCTTGGACTTTTCCGACATCGCCTGGTCCTCATCTGGACTCTGTAGTAAACATAAGgttaaacaaaacaagagtCTTTCAAAGCATCTCCTGGATTTACGACTGCTGGGAGATAGAAAATAACAACAGATTCTACACGAGCGGCTATACAGCTATACAGCTATAGTGTACAGTtcttaaaatgtgtgtaaagaATGTTAAATGTTCTACATAAAACATGGGTacaaattgctttttaataCTGTATATGGCTCCACTTAAGTTATATTTGTCATAAAAAGTAACATCTCCAAGCCTGGGTTTTagcatttgtcttttttgttagTATGACGCTCTCACCAGAACGCTGTCATTGGTAGAGGTTTGACTCTTCTCAGTAGAGAATGTGTTGGAGAGGGCTATAGACATAGAGGATGTGGCTGTTCTGCTGCAGGCAGTGGTCTCTGCTTGTGTTTCCTCTTCTAACTGACCAGTGTCACACGTGTTTGCTGTCCTCTGCCTGGGTTTGGGTCTGGGTGACGTGTCTTGAGCAAGACAACCTGTTTACATTAAAGAAAGCGTATTTtagtttctgaataaaaatcaacTCCAGTTTCTGGAGACCTTTCAGAAGCGAATACTTTAAATAAGAACATAGTCACTTGAGTGCAAAAGTTAAAATTCAACatatagatagaaagaaaatagTAGTATTACTGGTAACTTGTAAAGATCAAAGACCTTAATAGCACACATGCAAAGACTGCCCTGACCTGTAGGGAGTTTTGGTTTAACACTTCTCTCCCTGGGTTGAGGAACGGGCAGTTCACCATCTTTACCAGTCATTTGGTTATGCTCATTTTTTTCTGAAGGCAAAGGCAATGGACTGTCCCACTGTGAGCCATCTGATGTAAGAGGGACGGACGACTCCCATTGGCTATTCTCCGAGTTTAGAGGCAACGGAGATTCTGACAGGCTCTTCCTCAGCTTTGTTATTGATTTTAACTGTTCTTCCTTCTGGAGTAAACTGGATCCTGGTTGAAACTTGTCAGATAGGGAGGAAAAGGAGGAATCTGACTGTTGGTTTTTCTCTGGAGCGTGAGAATTGCTTGAACTTTGAGAGGTATGCCTGGACTGGGTGAAATGGAGAGAACTAGGCTGGTCGTCTGCACTTCCTGTGCTGTTCAGCTGATCAAAGTGCACAGGAGAGCTGGTTCTTTTGGTTTTCACAAAAGACACTTTTTTGGGTTTGACATTTTCCTCTTCGTCATCTGAAAGCTTGAAATCGTTGATTTTGCCTTTCGTCTTTCCAGCTTTAAAtctctctttcttctgtttttggGTCTTAAGGAGTTTGTTAAGTATGTCTGCTGAATTCAGATATAAAGGAAATGAACAATAAGAAAAACTGAATTACAAAcattgttaaaagaaaacaaactgattCAACATACGGTCTCTAGCTCTGAGTATCCCAGCAGTAGCCTATACAGTGCGATTAACATATTTTAGATAAACCTACCGTCATCATCACTATCTTTaccatcttcatcatcatcgtcaAAGTCATCAGAGTAACTGTGCCTGTTAGCTCTAGCAGACACAGCTTTCTTCAGCTCATCCTGAAATTCAACAACATGCGGGTGTCACAGTATTTTCGCGTCCAATTCTAATCGTGCTACAACTGAATAGAATAGACACGCAGCCCCCTAGGCCTTGAGACggaaactgaagaaaattttaacgTTGGAGCACACTAACGAGTTGACACTAATACCTGAAAAGTTGTTCTTCTGGATGTTTTAGGGCTTTTCGTATATGCAAGCGTTGTAGAAAAAGGCTCGTCGTCCATCTCATCAAACACACCTTTTAAATACGATAATGCAATTATTCAAACAAACATGCTCGTTTACGACATATCATCTATCGTTCAGACGATTAATACCCACCCTAGCTTCAAAACAAATGATCAGTAGCAAGCGCTGCTCAGGTCATCTTAGACGCCATTTGTTTACGCGAGTTACCAAAGCAACTACCGGGTAAGAACGTACCGATCCTACTATGACGACGGCTTGACGTGGTGACGTCGCTTGCTGTAGCGTACTACGGCAGACGCTGTTTACGTCAAATGCCGTAAGCTTTGCCAGTTTATTTGAATCTTAAAAACAGAACAGCTCGCGTTTAAGAGAGACTTTGAACCttcttttgtttaaagaaactcCATATGAAAACATAAGGTGCTGGAAGGGTAGGTTATTATTTGGTTCTGTTGTTGTCAAATATTCGATTATTTATGCCTGTCCTGTTTAACGgattaatcaaaatgaattcCTATCGATTTGTCTTAAAGCATCTTAAGGACAGTATTCTACtaattataaagatatttaaacaaaataaaaaaagaaacatggacaatcctgttcaaaagtttcTTATCTTAGTCTTTTGTTATAATTGTGTATTAGTCCCAAAATCGTATCTgataggttaaaaaaaaaggtgcaggACCTGGAAGATACTTAACAGTGGGCAGAACTGCAGACAAACATCCAGGTAACAAACAGttactttgtttttcacattgaTTAAGATAAACATGTaccatattgatataaaaagtaagaaaatatattccatttGTTGTTATCTACAACATGAAGTGCACTGACCTTGATATTACACCAGGGTTTGCCAAGCTGAGTTCGTGAAGGACCTGTAGAGGgcgtaattaaataaatcatcaattaaaactattttcaaatcaatcaaaataaaacactttctgatttttttcaactgcatgtcatgtgaccatACCATGCATCAGAGAACCATGAATATACAAATGTGATtgttaatttagaaaatatttattttaaaattgcaggGGAccctcaaataaaaatatatttggtgAAAGCGGatgaatttgtattatttatttatttatttatttaatgtgtgtttatttttaatgtgtttgaaagAGAAATGCTTTCCAAAGTAATTTGTGGTATAATAATCTCTTGAgtgatatttcaaataaaagttaaagTGTTCATCAGTAGCGgattactgaaaataaataatgtgtaaataatatgtaatctaGTATGTATAAATGTTCTGTAGCATATAGAAGCACATTtacaccactgaataaaaaattacaaaaaggttatcgcgactttttatctcacaattcaaaaTTGTATGATATAGAGTCAGAATttcgagatataaagtcagaattgtgaaatataaattctgagacaaaaatctgaattatgcgattaaaaagtcgcaataacgtttttacattttttattcagtggcagaaacaggcttccatagtAGTGTGAttacaagtattttaaaatgtaatttaatctaatgacgagtacattattttttaaaatctgagaACGTAATCCAAGTTACATGTAATCAATTACCACCCAGCTCTGAAGGTAGGACAGGCAGCTTTGAAAAGATCCCCGTTCTCCCTGAACATCACTTTCCAAAGCCACTTCAAAACAGATGGACTTGAACAGGCAAATCATAGGCTAACCAGTGGCACGAAGAAAGACCGGGATGATAGAGGATTGAATTAAATGCTGACAGATTACCTTGCGTCTCATAGAGCAGCCTGTCGTAGCCCTAGGACCAAGGGATATGACTCAACGAACAGTCCTACGCCTTCCATACAgatcatataaatacataaaaaaacatttagatcaCTTAACTTAGTGATGACTTCGTGAGGAGACTTTCAAATTATCTGCCCTACCTTATAGTGGGCTTATGTGAATGCATAAACTTGAACGTTGTGTAAATTTAGCCATTTAGCTATTTTATATTGAGTACTTTATGTAAACTCCTATTATGCATAGCTTAGGCAAATAGCTTTACCTTTTTTTCACTATCATATAATACATACGTATCATATAATTATTACAAGCTAACCGGCGTTAGTATTGAACACTCGCTGGTTATGCACTTGCTTAAATATTGATATTGGatcattttttatcaaaaaaaaaaaaaaaggtacaactgcagctttaatgaaTTGTTGTCTGGCTAGGGGCTCCATGCCAGCTCATCTCAAACATGCTACAGCGCAGCCTTTATTTGCAGCGCTATCTAATTTTAGACTGACCTCAAAACTCCTTTTTAAGTCATAGAAACGattgtttattacaaataaaatgttttttaaattccaaACATTTTTAGGAGAAAATTCTGTGCTGGAAGtttttcagtcaggttttagggCTCCACAGCACTGCACTTTCAAAGGTTCACAATGATATTGTAATAAGTCTTCGGCTATGTTAGTGTTATTAGACCTGAGTGCTGCGTTTGATACTGTGGATCACAACTTTTTGATATCTGTACTGGAACACCTTGCAGGAGTACAAGGGATGGCCCTCCAGTGGTTTAAAGTTTTGCAGTTAAAGTTTGGGGATTGTCTGTGGACTGATGTTTCTCGAGGGTCCATTCTTGCtcccttttgtttttgttgtatatgCTGCCTTTGGGAtccatttttattaaacaggtTTGTATGCCTTTTCGTAAGAATGATAAGAAAGCTCTAACTTCGCTTCTAAACCGCTAGAGGGACACAAAAAGCCAGGTGTATgtacattttgtgaaatttaatgataacaaaaatagaaaggattattttatttggaCAAAGCTGAACATTTGTCCTCTGTAAATGCAAATTTGGGTTCTCTGACTGCATACAACAAAGTAGCTGTAAAAATGTGGGGGTTTGGTTTGA is a window from the Puntigrus tetrazona isolate hp1 chromosome 1, ASM1883169v1, whole genome shotgun sequence genome containing:
- the map9 gene encoding microtubule-associated protein 9 isoform X1: MDDEPFSTTLAYTKSPKTSRRTTFQDELKKAVSARANRHSYSDDFDDDDEDGKDSDDDADILNKLLKTQKQKKERFKAGKTKGKINDFKLSDDEEENVKPKKVSFVKTKRTSSPVHFDQLNSTGSADDQPSSLHFTQSRHTSQSSSNSHAPEKNQQSDSSFSSLSDKFQPGSSLLQKEEQLKSITKLRKSLSESPLPLNSENSQWESSVPLTSDGSQWDSPLPLPSEKNEHNQMTGKDGELPVPQPRERSVKPKLPTGCLAQDTSPRPKPRQRTANTCDTGQLEEETQAETTACSRTATSSMSIALSNTFSTEKSQTSTNDSVLSPDEDQAMSEKSKTQSSSTAEQIFQFPDTVGSAATEESKERNYSTSFEEKHEISQGDLDRMSRKSTDRPSSSRSSSARKSKSSYTAESKYLGTLKVLDQRTQETQLLPEAADSLRAAVYQEWLKKKEETLKITRKAKKQEEKSKEERMQEERLAKIADAKASYDAWKEKKSEVIKKNVKEKQEAVKQQQMEMDKKHEKKETAKQVFEKWKEEHDGILKDRIRQKKQTERRQKLQQVKEKEERKKDSISAFAEWSDQKKDVIEEKIRAERRKEKIKEVEEKYEKEEKEKMALEMYEKWLKRKEFQQKREQNEKRIQAILQDEPPPPWSPPNKTIPFGK
- the map9 gene encoding microtubule-associated protein 9 isoform X2, producing MDDEPFSTTLAYTKSPKTSRRTTFQDELKKAVSARANRHSYSDDFDDDDEDGKDSDDDDILNKLLKTQKQKKERFKAGKTKGKINDFKLSDDEEENVKPKKVSFVKTKRTSSPVHFDQLNSTGSADDQPSSLHFTQSRHTSQSSSNSHAPEKNQQSDSSFSSLSDKFQPGSSLLQKEEQLKSITKLRKSLSESPLPLNSENSQWESSVPLTSDGSQWDSPLPLPSEKNEHNQMTGKDGELPVPQPRERSVKPKLPTGCLAQDTSPRPKPRQRTANTCDTGQLEEETQAETTACSRTATSSMSIALSNTFSTEKSQTSTNDSVLSPDEDQAMSEKSKTQSSSTAEQIFQFPDTVGSAATEESKERNYSTSFEEKHEISQGDLDRMSRKSTDRPSSSRSSSARKSKSSYTAESKYLGTLKVLDQRTQETQLLPEAADSLRAAVYQEWLKKKEETLKITRKAKKQEEKSKEERMQEERLAKIADAKASYDAWKEKKSEVIKKNVKEKQEAVKQQQMEMDKKHEKKETAKQVFEKWKEEHDGILKDRIRQKKQTERRQKLQQVKEKEERKKDSISAFAEWSDQKKDVIEEKIRAERRKEKIKEVEEKYEKEEKEKMALEMYEKWLKRKEFQQKREQNEKRIQAILQDEPPPPWSPPNKTIPFGK